ACAAGAATAATAAAAAAGAAAGAAAATGTTTACTTTTTTAAAGAAAAACTGAGACTGAAAACTGAAAACTGAAAACTGAGACTGAAAACTAAAACTATCCTTCAATTTTTGCAGAAAGCTCAAACCATCTTTCTTCTTTTGCTTCAATTTTATTGATTATGTTTTGAAGTTCGTTGGCTTTTTTCTCGATATCAGCATCAGCAACTTTTCCATCAGAGAAAAGCTGTTCGATTTTGGCTTTTTCGATTTCTAAATCTTTGATTTCGCGTTCGATTTTTTGATATTCTTTCTGTTCGTTAAAGCTTAGATTTCCGGTTGGGTTATTTTGTTTCCAGTCTTTTTTCTCAGCTTTGTTTTCTTCTTTTTGAGTAACATCTGCGCTGTCTTCGTAAGCACGGAAATCAGAATAGTTTCCTGGGAAGTTTTCGATTTCGCCTTGTCCTCTAAAAACAAATAAATGATCGACAATTTTATCCATAAAATAGCGATCGTGAGAAACCACCAATAAACAGCCCGGATAATCTAATAAGAAACTTTCCAAAACGTTTAAAGTTACAATGTCCAAATCGTTTGTAGGCTCATCGAGAATCAAGAAGTTCGGATTTTGAATTAAAACGGTACATAAATACAAACGTTTTAATTCTCCACCGCTTAATTTTTCGACATAATCGTATTGTTTTTTGGCATCAAAAAGGAAACGTTCCAATAATTGCGAAGCCGAAATAATCTTTCCTTTTGTCAGCGGAATGTATTCGCCGTATTCTTTAATAATATCAATAACTCGCTGACCCGGTTTTGGATTAATTCCAGATTGCGTGTAATAGCCAACTTTTATAGTATCGCCTTTTACAACACGTCCGCTGTCTGGCGGAATTGTGCCTGTAAGCAAGTTTAAGAAAGTCGATTTACCGGTTCCGTTTTTACCAATAATCCCGATTCTTTCGCCGCGCTGGAAATCAAAACTGAAGTTGTCGAGAATAACTCGGTCTTTGAATTTTTTAGAAAGTTTGTGAAGCTCGATAATTTTGCTTCCCATTCTTTCCATATTAATTTCAAGCTCGACTTTGTTTTCTTTACGTCGGCTTTGTGCTTTTTCCTTAATAATGTAAAAATCGTCCTGACGTGATTTAGATTTGGTTGTTCGCGCTTTCGGCTGGCGGCGCATCCATTCTAATTCTTTTACAAAAAGGTTTTTGGCTTTGTCAATACTCGCATTTTCAGAAGTAATTCTTTCTTCTTTTTTCTGTAAGTAATACGAGTAATTTCCTTTGTATTGGTATAATTTTCCGTTGTCTAATTCGATAATTTCATTACACACACGTTCCAAAAAGAAACGGTCGTGCGTTACCATAAACAACGTAATGTTTTCTTTTGCAAAATAACTTTCCAGCCATTCGATCATTTCAAGATCTAAATGGTTGGTTGGCTCATCCAAAATCAATAAATCTGGTCGATTAATTAAGATTATGGCCAATGAAAGACGCTTTTTTTGTCCTCCTGAAAGATTTTTTACTTTTAGTTTAAAATCTTCCAATTTTAGTTTGAATAAAATCTGTTTGTACTGCGTTTCGAAATCCCACGCATTGTGCTGATCCATGGCATCAAAAGCTTTTTGATACGCTTCTTCGTCATTTGGGTTTTCGAGTGCTTTTTCGTAAGCTTCAATTACCTTCAGTGTTTCATTGTCTGATGCGAAAATACTTTCTTCAATCGTAAGTTCATCTTGCAGGTTATTATCTTGAGAAAGAAATGCCATTCTGATTCCTTTTCGCAAAACCACTTGTCCAGTATCTGGCTCTTCCAAACCATTAATAATACTCATAATAGTGGTTTTACCAGAACCATTTTTGGCAATAAAAGCAATTTTTTGGTCTTTGTTGATTCCAAACGAAATGTTGTCAAAAAGGACTCTTTCTCCAAATGACTTCGATATATTTTCTACAGATAAGTAATTCACTGTTGTAATTATAAGTTATAAATTGTGAGTTATGAAGGTTTCTAAAAACATAACTTTCTGCAAAAGTAAACTATTATCTTACGATTTACGAATTATTTATGGAGATACGAATTGAGTACCGAACCCAAATCTAAATAATGCATTTGCTGCGGCGTGTTTATAATAGGTTTGCGAACGAGTGATTCGTTTGTAATAAAATAATGAATTCCGTCTTTGGTTGTAATTCCTTCTATTTGATGAAAAGGCAGTTTTAAATCAATTCGGCGTTGGTTTCCCGAAGTGAAATCAGAGTTTTTGAAATCATATAAAAGATACAGAAATGATTTTCCAACTTTTGAATATCCGCAGAGGACAACAAGTTTTTTATCTTCTACATAAACGGCGCCTGTCACTAAACCTTTTGTATCAATTGTGCCTTTCAATTGTGCAATGTGATTTCCAGACTGTTTAGGCAGCACATAAATGTTAGTTTTTGAAGAAGTCCACTGTTTGGTAAACAAATAAATACTATCTCTTGAAACAATAAAAGCTTCACAGTCAAAATTGGTGGTATTTGGTTTTTGTGAAGATAAATCTGTTTGATCCGAATAGCTGAAAGAGATGGTTTCAATAATTGGATTTTGGGTAAAAAAAGAATTTTTATCGATTTTTAAAATATGAAGATCAGTTCGGCTTCCAGTGTAATTATTTCCAAAATCGCCAATGTACAAATGTAAACTGTCTTGCGATATTTCTTCCCAGTCATGGTTGGTTACTTGTTCTAGAACAATTTTCTTTTTGATTTTTCCTAAAGAATCTAAGCCGTAAATTGTTTTGTCGTGATCGTCATTATGTGTCCAAAGCAAATTGTTAAACGCAATTAAACCAGATGTTTCTTTTATAGAATCACTTAACTTTATCGAATATTCTGGTTTTATTTTTAAGTTTTCGTAGGTACAACTTCCGTCATTTTCGATTGCTGCAGAATTGTAGTTTTTTGCCAAAGAATCTGTACAGCCAGAATTTTGTGTATAAGCACTGAAACAACTGAAAAAAACGAATAAAATAAACCTGTTCACTGTCTTGATTTTAAGTTTACGTTAATATAAAAGTAAATTTTTAAAGAATAGAAAAAAAAATAGGATTATTA
This is a stretch of genomic DNA from Flavobacterium endoglycinae. It encodes these proteins:
- a CDS encoding ABC-F family ATP-binding cassette domain-containing protein; protein product: MNYLSVENISKSFGERVLFDNISFGINKDQKIAFIAKNGSGKTTIMSIINGLEEPDTGQVVLRKGIRMAFLSQDNNLQDELTIEESIFASDNETLKVIEAYEKALENPNDEEAYQKAFDAMDQHNAWDFETQYKQILFKLKLEDFKLKVKNLSGGQKKRLSLAIILINRPDLLILDEPTNHLDLEMIEWLESYFAKENITLFMVTHDRFFLERVCNEIIELDNGKLYQYKGNYSYYLQKKEERITSENASIDKAKNLFVKELEWMRRQPKARTTKSKSRQDDFYIIKEKAQSRRKENKVELEINMERMGSKIIELHKLSKKFKDRVILDNFSFDFQRGERIGIIGKNGTGKSTFLNLLTGTIPPDSGRVVKGDTIKVGYYTQSGINPKPGQRVIDIIKEYGEYIPLTKGKIISASQLLERFLFDAKKQYDYVEKLSGGELKRLYLCTVLIQNPNFLILDEPTNDLDIVTLNVLESFLLDYPGCLLVVSHDRYFMDKIVDHLFVFRGQGEIENFPGNYSDFRAYEDSADVTQKEENKAEKKDWKQNNPTGNLSFNEQKEYQKIEREIKDLEIEKAKIEQLFSDGKVADADIEKKANELQNIINKIEAKEERWFELSAKIEG
- a CDS encoding T9SS C-terminal target domain-containing protein, with translation MNRFILFVFFSCFSAYTQNSGCTDSLAKNYNSAAIENDGSCTYENLKIKPEYSIKLSDSIKETSGLIAFNNLLWTHNDDHDKTIYGLDSLGKIKKKIVLEQVTNHDWEEISQDSLHLYIGDFGNNYTGSRTDLHILKIDKNSFFTQNPIIETISFSYSDQTDLSSQKPNTTNFDCEAFIVSRDSIYLFTKQWTSSKTNIYVLPKQSGNHIAQLKGTIDTKGLVTGAVYVEDKKLVVLCGYSKVGKSFLYLLYDFKNSDFTSGNQRRIDLKLPFHQIEGITTKDGIHYFITNESLVRKPIINTPQQMHYLDLGSVLNSYLHK